From the genome of Bicyclus anynana chromosome 20, ilBicAnyn1.1, whole genome shotgun sequence, one region includes:
- the LOC112053335 gene encoding uncharacterized protein LOC112053335, which produces MALVVILVMAAFASNSKVSGEMALANITRFANGDLFSLVGTDCGLTRCMEVSHGTALAAMGDGCLCQCRKETPAFREDRRICVNNIDECPMASFGRGATKPQIPFVFLPLKGQIIYPSKEIVFTDVEDAICAVTSAQYLSPSGWVTLRDLVDNDVPFGLYRDEGSTYLQWRGSPSLHSRLEGRLVTAHVLCSAHKPAHLAASCAAFRIAGITRQTLLDVRSIPFHAGETVTSEPASQSQGLSVLESLAIGVCVLMIVFVYAAGIIFYIHYKQKQRRKSKDPELNHSQTTSTDNASSIIDSHLGMDSMRMKTNPLMTMESARSDYTNDAGLSDVSEHTEDTFDSSSVNTQKFQDRNSNVISAVVHSRRKKPSRPSIRASSTPERVNERVHRRSASPEIEKAPHSDLSILHCSIENNETEMIPPPPEGEPVIRRKLYFNPVFFEIEHLKSPPPAAIDFLIKLREVMSIAKEKMISKRFIPILSDIPEEESYHTVDLGWDIPCARRGRRFSAISLKRENSRRAILCGGCPGCNSSERAKKNASLIRSNSCKTCVSDDYKQRIVQKWLDEVPTPTNATRPVKSIAKVSGTPRVIEPKDKEEVRINIVEPVVNEESEPIRITDSIMINLKCESIMGNPIIQEHKKNETSFVLSAASNSLERKSPSNHATRIVRKKLPPPPPPPIEFSDTPDTKEAVPVSPEVKRKMQAVIRELNKCRRVEPNDFYDILQSQSVVPKLVIPVVAADTVYYSDDNRLSGDSKNNIEIESNEQFDSLDRKMPKKRRFSLDYAAQSNKKEILSLQNTNITRDRRTRSWRDLKYSQTGNNVVHQTITFNSDNKKKYSSNNDVFVNSVDPIYNNIENPGPLTIEVRGSPVDNNISKISDDFDPDTLDRKPKKSAEDKVPKKRVEKILLKSEGSFKCKLVVPESQPKICPTEDAFTRKIGSLREIYEARNKAHNEARFYERRGSVPYGTQELAAYVKNLEQPKNLGSQFDPKPPMPPKQKRGSEFYSKGQTPRNSPPSDRYRSSEERDRFPPQARNDERRSDLNARRSGRRSARTRPRRVDIRKLCRTEDSGYLSTDSNESKQRARYLLQFKPKLPLPEPILKMPVSKVNSLHIDTDTDDLESLCDGRSESGGESVETDSVFFGNFKDSKDIFDELGYGSRNKLGRNQEQVDSGFVGETNIILSGDSDSEHKSVISIVTGRDGRASAASISNLDDSPYVQSVEC; this is translated from the exons atggcgctagtagtaatCCTTGTGATGGCAGCTTTTGCAAGTAATTCTAAAGTGAGCGGAGAGATGGCGTTAGCTAATATAACAAGATTTGCTAATGGTGATCTATTTTCTCTAGTAG GAACTGACTGTGGCCTGACTCGGTGTATGGAGGTGTCACACGGGACTGCTCTGGCTGCAATGGGAGACGGCTGCCTGTGCCAGTGCAGGAAGGAAACACCAGCTTTCAGGGAAGATCGCAGGATTTGTGTCAATAATATTGACG AATGTCCGATGGCAAGTTTCGGTCGAGGAGCGACGAAGCCGCAGATACCTTTCGTGTTTCTGCCTCTCAAGGGGCAGATTATTTACCCTTCCAAAGAAATTGTTTTCACCG ACGTAGAAGATGCAATATGTGCAGTGACCAGTGCGCAGTACCTGTCTCCATCAGGCTGGGTAACACTCAGAGATCTTGTGGACAACGACGTGCCTTTCGGACTCTACCGCGACGAAGGCAGCACTTATTTGCAG TGGCGAGGTTCCCCGAGTCTTCACTCGCGTCTGGAAGGGCGCCTGGTGACTGCCCACGTGTTGTGTTCAGCTCACAAACCTGCTCATCTTGCAGCTTCGTGCGCCGCCTTCCGTATAGCTGGAATAACCCGACAGACTCTATTAG atgtTAGATCAATACCGTTCCACGCTGGAGAGACGGTGACGTCAGAGCCAGCCTCTCAAAGTCAGGGTCTCAGTGTTCTGGAGTCACTCGCAATTGGTGTCTGCGTATTGATGATTGTCTTCGTGTACGCAGCTGGCATTATCTTCTACATTCACTATAAGCAGAAGCAGAGAAGGAAATCTAAAGATCCAGAGTTGAATCATTCTCAAACTACTTCTACAGATAATGCATCATCCATTATCGATTCACACTTGGGCATGGATAGTATG AGAATGAAAACAAATCCATTAATGACAATGGAAAGTGCAAGAAGTGATTACACAAATGATGCTGGTTTATCTGACGTCAGTGAGCATACAGAAGATACGTTTGATTCCTCATCTGTCAATACTCAAAAG TTTCAGGATCGGAATTCTAATGTCATCTCTGCTGTGGTACATTCAAGACGTAAAAAGCCATCAAGACCATCAATTAGAGCTTCTTCAACGCCAGAACGAGTCAATGAAAGAGTGCACAGACGGTCTGCTTCACCAGAAATTGAAAAAGCACCACATTCAGATTTGTCAATACTTCACTGTAGTATAGAAAACAATGAAACAGAGATGATACCACCTCCACCAGAAGGAGAGCCAGTTATACGAAGAAAATTGTACTTTAATCCTGTATTCTTTGAAATAGAACATCTAAAG AGCCCTCCACCAGCCGCAATtgactttttaataaaactaaggGAAGTAATGTCAATTGCCAAAGAAAAGATGATATCAAAAAGATTTATTCCTATATTATCCGATATTCCAGAAGAAGAAtcatatcatacagtagatctTGGTTGGGATATTCCATGCGCAAGAAGAGGAAGAAGATTTAGTGCTATAAGTTTAAAGCGAGAAAATAGCCGACGCGCTATTCTATGCGGAGGATGTCCTGGATGTAATAGTAGTGAACGAGCGAAGAAAAATGCTAGTTTAATTAGATCAAATTCGTGTAAAACTTGTGTAAGTGATGATTACAAGCAGAGAATTGTTCAAAAATGGTTAGACGAGGTCCCTACTCCTACCAATGCAACCAGACCTGTTAAATCAATAGCTAAGGTGAGTGGAACTCCAAGAGTTATTGAACCTAAAGATAAAGAAGAAGTTAGAATTAATATCGTTGAACCAGTGGTTAATGAAGAGTCTGAGCCAATTAGAATTACAGATTCGATtatgataaatttaaaatgcgAAAGTATTATGGGAAATCCGATAATCCAAGAACACAAAAAGAATGAAACTTCGTTTGTTTTATCAGCCGCTTCCAACTCTCTGGAAAGAAAAAGTCCTTCAAATCATGCTACTAGAATTGTTAGAAAAAAATTACCACCTCCGCCACCTCCTCCTATCGAATTCTCCGATACACCTGATACAAAGGAGGCTGTGCCTGTTTCTCCagaagtaaaaagaaaaatgcaGGCAGTAATAcgtgaattaaataaatgtcgTCGTGTTGAACCAAATGATTTCTATGACATTCTTCAATCACAATCTGTAGTACCAAAATTAGTAATACCAGTAGTAGCGGCCGACACAGTTTATTATAGTGATGATAATAGACTTTCTGGAgactctaaaaataatattgagatTGAAAGCAATGAACAATTTGACAGTTTAGACAGAAAAATGCCGAAAAAGAGAAGGTTTTCCTTAGATTATGCAgcacaatcaaataaaaaagaaatcttaagcttacaaaatactaatataaCCCGCGATAGAAGAACACGAAGTTGGCGTGATTTAAAATATAGTCAGACTGGAAATAATGTAGTTCATCAAACAATAACGTTTAACAGtgataataagaaaaaatatagcAGCAACAATGATGTATTTGTTAATTCTGTAGAccctatatataataatattgaaaatccTGGACCATTAACAATTGAAGTTAGAGGTTCTCccgtagataataatatatcaaaaatcAGTGATGACTTCGATCCTGACACTCTTGATAGAAAACCTAAAAAATCAGCAGAAGATAAAGTACCTAAGAAACGcgttgaaaaaatattactaaaatctGAGGGCAGTTTTAAGTGCAAACTTGTAGTACCTGAAAGCCAACCAAAAATATGTCCTACGGAAGACGCATTTACAAGAAAAATAGGTAGCTTGAGAGAAATATATGAAGCTAGAAACAAAGCTCATAATGAAGCTCGATTTTACGAAAGACGTGGTAGCGTACCGTATGGAACGCAAGAGTTAGCAGCTTACGTAAAAAATTTAGAACAACCTAAAAACCTAGGAAGTCAGTTCGACCCCAAACCACCTATGCCACCAAAACAAAAACGGGGTTCAGAGTTTTACTCAAAAGGTCAAACACCAAGAAACAGTCCTCCGAGTGATCGATATCGTTCTTCGGAAGAGAGAGATAGATTTCCACCCCAAGCAAGAAATGACGAAAGAAGAAGTGATCTAAATGCTAGACGCTCTGGAAGACGGTCCGCAAGAACAAGACCCAGACGCGTGGATATAAGAAAGCTATGCCGCACAGAAGACTCTGGCTACTTAAGCACAGATTCAAATGAGTCAAAACAAAGAGCGAGATATTTGTTGCAGTTTAAACCGAAGCTGCCTCTTCCGGAGCCAATTCTCAAGATGCCAGTGAGTAAAGTCAACAGTTTACATATAGATACAGACACTGATGACTTGGAATCATTATGTGATGGACGAAGTGAATCCGGGGGTGAAAGCGTAGAGACTGATTCAGTATTTTTTGGAAACTTTAAAGACTCGAAAGATATTTTCGACGAACTAGGTTATGGTTCTCGGAATAAGTTAGGTCGTAATCAGGAGCAAGTGGACTCTGGCTTTGTTGGTGAAACTAATATAATTCTAAGTGGTGACAGTGACTCTGAACACAAAAGTGTAATTTCTATTGTAACTGGGCGGGACGGAAGAGCTTCGGCAGCTTCCATTTCGAATTTAGATGACTCGCCTTATGTACAATCTGTGGAGTGTTAG